The DNA sequence GGGGCGATCGGCGCTGGTTCGATCTGCCGTCGATCGTGATGCCCAAACCGGGCGATGCCGAGGCGGCCAAGGGCCTCGGTGACGTGGCGGTGATGGCCGCCGACATCACACTGGACAAACTGGGCGGCAAGGTCAGCGACGAGGACCGCGTCACGTTGACCACCTCGATGGCACTGGTCTCACCGTGGCTGATGGCCGAACCGGAGCGCTTCTCACTGATGCACGGCGACTACCGCCTGGACAACCTGCTGTTCGATCCCGAGCGCACCCGGGTCACCGTCGTGGACTGGCAGACCATCGGGTTGGGCCTGCCCGCACGCGATCTGGCGTACTTCACCGCCACCAGCCTGCGACCCGACGATCGCGCCGGCCTGGAACGAGACCTCGTCCAGCGTTACCACCGCGCTCTCGTCGGCTACGGGGTGCCCGACTACGATCTGCAGACCTGTTGGCAGGACTATCGTCTCGGCGTACTGCAGGCGCCGCTGTTGACCACGCTGGGCTATGCGTTCGCGGCGTCGACCGAACGCGGTGACGAGATGATCCTGACGATGCTGCACCGGGGCTGCCGAGCGATCCGCGAACTCGACGCGATCGAACTCGTCAGGTCGTATCAGGCTTGACTGCCGCCCACTGCGTCACCGGCATGGCCGGTCGCCAACCGGTGAACGACCCCACCGGTTCCCCGCGATAGTGCTGGTAGCGGCGCAGTTCGCCGCCCAACCGTGAATGCTGTTGTATCAGAACTGCTTCGGATTCAGCGGTGACGGCGTTGGCGACGAGTCGGCCACCCGGCTTCAACCGCTCCCAGCACGCGTCGATGAGCCCGGGCAGGCTCACACCGCCGCCGACAAAGACCGCGTCCGGCGATGGAGTGGACTCGAAGGCCACGGGAGCGGCGGACGTCGCCTCGACAGGAACCCCGAATACCAAGGCGTTGCGGGCGATCCGCGCGCGGCGCGCCTCGTCACGTTCGAATGCCAGAGCCCGGCAGCCCGCTCCGGCCAGACACCACTCGACGGACACGCTGCCCGAACCCGCCCCGACGTCCCACAGCATCTCACCGGGCCGGGGTGCCAGCGCGGCGAGGGTCGCGGCCCGCATCATCTGTTTGGTGATCTGGCCGTCGTGGGCGAAAGCATCGTCGGGCAGGGTCGCGAACCGGCGCGCGTCGGGCAGGTAGCGCACCGCCATCACGTTGAGGTCGTCGACGCCGCCGGGCGGCCGGGCCGCCCACTCGCGCGCGGTGGACGAGCGACGCAGTTCCTTTGGTCCGCCGAGCTGTTCGAGAACGGTCAGCTCGGAATCACCCCGTCCGGTGTCGGTGAGCAGCCGCGCCAACTCGGCCGGTGTCGAAGCGTCGCGCGACAACACGACGGCCTGCCCGCCGCGGCGCACCGCGGTATGGGTGGGCGCGGTCACCAGGCTGATGATCTCGGTGTCCTGTACCGGCCAGCCGACCCGCGAACAGGCGAGCGTGACCGACGAAACATGCGGCAGCACCATGACCCGCTCTGGCCCGTACAGGCGGATCAGCGATCCCCCGACTCCGTGCATCAGCGGATCGCCGCTGGCAACGACGTGGACGTCACCGTCGGCGTCGTCGAGCAGAGTGCGCAGCGCGGGCAGCATCGGAGACGGCCACGGCCGTCGGGGCGCCGAGACGGTGTCGTCGAGCAGCTCGAGTTGGCGCGGCGACCCGTGCACCACGGTGGCGCGGGCCAGCTCGGCGCGCGCGGCCGGCGCCAGCCCAGCCATGCCGTCGGCGCCGATCCCGACCACGACGATCATCGTCTCAGCCTGCGCCACATCGACCTCGGCAGCAGCCGGAACCCCAGCGCCAACACCGCCAGCGAGCGGGGCACCCACACCGTCGACCGTCCTTTCTTCAGTGCCGCCACCGCGGCCTCGGCCACCTGCGCCGGGGTGCTCGACAACGGCGCGGGCGCCATCCCCTGCGTCATCCGGCCCACGACGAATCCGGGCCGCACGAGGAGGAGCCGAACACCGCTGCCGTGCAGCGCGTCGGAGAGGCCGCTGCAGAAACCGTCCAGGCCCGCTTTGGCCGAACCGTAGACGTAGTTGGCTCGGCGTACCCGCACCCCCGCGATCGACGAGAACGCCACGATCTGCCCGGCGCCCGCAGCACGCATCGCATCGGCCAGCACGGTCAGCAGGCTGACCTGCGCCACGTAGTCGGTGTGGGCGATCGCTGCCGCATGGGCCGCGTCCTTCTCGGCGAGGGCTTGATCGCCGAGGATGCCGAACGCGACGACCGCGGTGGTGATCGGCCCGTGCTCGGCGACGATGCTGTCGACCACGCCGGCATGGGCGCTCAGGTCGTCGGCGTCGAAGGCCACCACATGCACCGCCGCGGCACCCGCCTGCTCGACGATGCCGCGCTCGGCGGCGAGATCCTCGGGTCGCCGCGCGGCCAGCACCACGGTCGCACCGGACGCGAGCCGCCGGCCGATCTCGATGCCGATCTCGCTGCGTCCGCCGAAAATCACGATCACCTCGCGTCGGCCGCTCGACCCCTCCGCCGTGTCTGTCATGGCAGCGATTATCACCTGCGCTAGCGTGGACCCGATGGCGAAGGCAACGACACGGCTCACCAACGACGCGCTCGCATTCCTCACCGAGCGGCATCTGGCGATGCTGACCACCCTGCGGTCGGACCAGTCGCCGCATGTGGTCGCGGTCGGCTTCACCTTCGATCCCAAGACCCACATCGCGCGTGTCATCACCACCGGTGGCTCGCAGAAGGCTGTCAACGCCGACCAGCGCGGGGTGGCCGTCCTGAGCCAGGTCGACGGCGCGCGCTGGCTCTCCCTGGAGGGCAAGGCGACGGTCAACCCCGACATCGACGCCGTCCGTGACGCCGAGTTGCGCTACGCGCAGCGCTACCGCACGCCGCGGCCCAACCCCAAGCGGGTGGTGATCGAGGTGCGGGTCGAGCGGGTGTTGGGTTCCTCGAGCCTGCTCGACCGCGGCGAAGACTGAGCAGCGCTCAGGAGGCCGGCACGACCACCAAGTCGTGCGGGCGATTGTTCACCGACTGTGCTCCGTCGGCGGTGACGATGACGATGTCCTCGATGCGGGCGCCCCACTCGCCCGGAAAATAGATCCCCGGCTCCACCGAGAACGCCATGCCCTCCTGTAGTTCCAGTCGGTTGCCGGCCACGATGTAAGGCTCCTCGTGCACCGACAGGCCGATGCCGTGCCCGGTGCGATGGACGAACGCCTCCCCCATCCCCTCGGCCGCCAGGACGTCGCGCGCGGCGGCGTCGATCTGCTCGGCGGTCACACCGGGGCGCACCGCGTCGACGGCGGCGCGCTGGGCCCGCTGCAGCACCGCGTAGCGGCGGGCGATGTCGGGGTCGGGTTCGCCGATGCTGTAGGTGCGGGTCGAGTCGGAGTTGTAGCCCGGCTCGTAGGGACCCCCGATGTCGACGACCACGATGTCGCCGGAACGCAACTCGCGATCCGAGCACTCGTGATGCGGGTCGGCGCCGTGTGGGCCGGAGCCGACGATGATGAAGGCGACCTCGGAATGCCCTTCGGCGACAATGGCTTCGGCGATGTCGGCGGCGACGTCGGCTTCGGTGCGCCCTGGCACCAGGAACTCCGGCACCCGCGCGTGAACGCGATCGATCGCCTCGCCGGCCTTGCGCAGCGCCTCGACCTCGGCGGCGTCCTTGATCATCCGCAGTGTGCGCAGCACATCGGTGGCCAGCACGGGCACCACGCCGAGCGTCTCGGCCATCGGCAGCAGATGCAGCGCGGGCATCGAGTCGGTGACCGCGACCGCGAGCGGCGCAGATTTCCCAGCGACCGCGAGCGGCGCAGACTTCCCCGCGACCGAGCTTCCCCCCAGCGCCGCAGCCACCAATGCGTAGGGGTCGTCGCCGTCGACCCAGTCGCGCAGCGCGATTCCCAGCTCACCGACCGCCGATTCCTTCATCGCGGCAAGCTCCAACCGGGGAACGATCATCGTCGGATCGCCGGCCGCAGGCACGACCAGGGCGGTGAGCCGCTCGAACGTCTGGGCCCGTGAGCCGACCAGATAGCGCAGATCGTAGCCGGGTGTGATGACCAGGCCGGCCAAGCCCGCCTCAGTGGTCGCGCGGGCCGCGGCGGCCAGCCGTTGTGCGTACACGTCGCTGCTGAAGCGGCTCGTCGTCATGCCTTCCAGGTTACGTTTCCCCCTACGGCAGGATGACACCATGACTTCGACCGCCGGTCCCCTGCTGCTGCTCGACGGTGCCAGCATGTGGTTCCGCTCGTACTTCGGTGTGCCGTCCTCGATCACCGCACCCGACGGCAGGCCCGTCAACGCGCTGCGCGGCTTCCTCGACGCCGTCGCGACGCTGATCACCCGCGAACGCCCGCACCGGTTGGTCGTGTGCCGTGACGACGACTGGCGGCCACAGTGGCGGGTGGAGAAGATCCCGTCGTACAAGGCGCACCGCGTGGCGCAGGAGAGCACCGGCGAGGAACCCGATGCCGAGGAAGTGCCCGACGAGCTGACCCCGCAGGTCGACATGATCTTCGAGATTCTGGACGCATTCGGCATCGCCACCGCCGGCGCCGCGCACTGCGAGGCCGACGACGTGCTGGGCACCCTGGCCGAACGGGAGCGGCGCGACCCCGTGGTGGTCGTCAGCGGCGACCGCGACCTTTTGCAGCTGGTGCGCGATGAGCCGGTGCCGGTACGGGTGCTCTACCTGGGACGCGGCCTGGCCAAGGCGATCACCTACGGTCCCCAGGAGGTCGCCGAAACCTATGGCGTGCCGGTCGACCGCGCCGGGCCCGCCTACGCCGAGTTGGCACTGCTGCGCGGCGATCCGTCCGACGGGCTGCCGGGCGTTGCGGGCATCGGCGAGAAGACCGCCGCGACACTGCTGGCGCAGCACGGCTCACTCGACGCGATCATGGCCGCGGCGGCCGATCCGAAATCGTCGCTGTCGAAGGCACACCGCTCCAAGCTGCTGGGCTCG is a window from the Mycolicibacterium poriferae genome containing:
- a CDS encoding phosphotransferase family protein codes for the protein MTIPCKPEDLTADWLGGVLGTPVASVEVTAIGTGQTGATYRVAATYAGGPGDAPATFAVKLPAQDDAVRERVALGYLSEVEFYSTVTTQVAIPVPGCFYSEISSDGADFVLLMADMAPAVQGDQIAGCTTAEAALAVEALAGLHGPSWGDRRWFDLPSIVMPKPGDAEAAKGLGDVAVMAADITLDKLGGKVSDEDRVTLTTSMALVSPWLMAEPERFSLMHGDYRLDNLLFDPERTRVTVVDWQTIGLGLPARDLAYFTATSLRPDDRAGLERDLVQRYHRALVGYGVPDYDLQTCWQDYRLGVLQAPLLTTLGYAFAASTERGDEMILTMLHRGCRAIRELDAIELVRSYQA
- the cbiE gene encoding precorrin-6y C5,15-methyltransferase (decarboxylating) subunit CbiE, which gives rise to MIVVVGIGADGMAGLAPAARAELARATVVHGSPRQLELLDDTVSAPRRPWPSPMLPALRTLLDDADGDVHVVASGDPLMHGVGGSLIRLYGPERVMVLPHVSSVTLACSRVGWPVQDTEIISLVTAPTHTAVRRGGQAVVLSRDASTPAELARLLTDTGRGDSELTVLEQLGGPKELRRSSTAREWAARPPGGVDDLNVMAVRYLPDARRFATLPDDAFAHDGQITKQMMRAATLAALAPRPGEMLWDVGAGSGSVSVEWCLAGAGCRALAFERDEARRARIARNALVFGVPVEATSAAPVAFESTPSPDAVFVGGGVSLPGLIDACWERLKPGGRLVANAVTAESEAVLIQQHSRLGGELRRYQHYRGEPVGSFTGWRPAMPVTQWAAVKPDTT
- a CDS encoding SDR family NAD(P)-dependent oxidoreductase; translated protein: MTDTAEGSSGRREVIVIFGGRSEIGIEIGRRLASGATVVLAARRPEDLAAERGIVEQAGAAAVHVVAFDADDLSAHAGVVDSIVAEHGPITTAVVAFGILGDQALAEKDAAHAAAIAHTDYVAQVSLLTVLADAMRAAGAGQIVAFSSIAGVRVRRANYVYGSAKAGLDGFCSGLSDALHGSGVRLLLVRPGFVVGRMTQGMAPAPLSSTPAQVAEAAVAALKKGRSTVWVPRSLAVLALGFRLLPRSMWRRLRR
- a CDS encoding F420-dependent biliverdin reductase, whose amino-acid sequence is MAKATTRLTNDALAFLTERHLAMLTTLRSDQSPHVVAVGFTFDPKTHIARVITTGGSQKAVNADQRGVAVLSQVDGARWLSLEGKATVNPDIDAVRDAELRYAQRYRTPRPNPKRVVIEVRVERVLGSSSLLDRGED
- a CDS encoding M24 family metallopeptidase, encoding MTTSRFSSDVYAQRLAAAARATTEAGLAGLVITPGYDLRYLVGSRAQTFERLTALVVPAAGDPTMIVPRLELAAMKESAVGELGIALRDWVDGDDPYALVAAALGGSSVAGKSAPLAVAGKSAPLAVAVTDSMPALHLLPMAETLGVVPVLATDVLRTLRMIKDAAEVEALRKAGEAIDRVHARVPEFLVPGRTEADVAADIAEAIVAEGHSEVAFIIVGSGPHGADPHHECSDRELRSGDIVVVDIGGPYEPGYNSDSTRTYSIGEPDPDIARRYAVLQRAQRAAVDAVRPGVTAEQIDAAARDVLAAEGMGEAFVHRTGHGIGLSVHEEPYIVAGNRLELQEGMAFSVEPGIYFPGEWGARIEDIVIVTADGAQSVNNRPHDLVVVPAS
- a CDS encoding 5'-3' exonuclease encodes the protein MTSTAGPLLLLDGASMWFRSYFGVPSSITAPDGRPVNALRGFLDAVATLITRERPHRLVVCRDDDWRPQWRVEKIPSYKAHRVAQESTGEEPDAEEVPDELTPQVDMIFEILDAFGIATAGAAHCEADDVLGTLAERERRDPVVVVSGDRDLLQLVRDEPVPVRVLYLGRGLAKAITYGPQEVAETYGVPVDRAGPAYAELALLRGDPSDGLPGVAGIGEKTAATLLAQHGSLDAIMAAAADPKSSLSKAHRSKLLGSVDYIENATPVVRVATDAKVTFSTDSDALPLAARRPADVAELAERFGVSSSIGRLQSALDALPG